In the genome of Taurinivorans muris, one region contains:
- a CDS encoding GatB/YqeY domain-containing protein, with protein MSIAERIEKDYVDAYKAKEKVRLETLRLLKTAAKNRQVELKQSLVSLSDDEYMSVLLRQVKQRQESIEVFRSAGRNELADKEQAELEILQEYLPKQLSEEEIHAIIEKVCGPFLAEGMKAMGKVIKSIMDAYKGQVDGKFVSEAVKARLQKG; from the coding sequence ATGAGCATTGCCGAACGAATTGAAAAAGATTATGTAGACGCATATAAAGCCAAGGAAAAAGTGCGTTTGGAAACCCTGCGGCTTTTAAAAACCGCCGCAAAAAACAGACAGGTTGAATTAAAGCAATCTCTTGTTTCTCTTTCCGATGACGAATACATGTCTGTTTTGCTCCGTCAGGTGAAACAGCGCCAAGAATCCATTGAAGTTTTCAGAAGCGCCGGCCGTAACGAGCTGGCGGATAAGGAACAGGCGGAACTTGAAATTTTGCAGGAATATCTGCCAAAACAGCTTTCGGAAGAAGAAATTCATGCCATTATTGAAAAGGTCTGCGGGCCGTTTCTTGCAGAGGGCATGAAAGCCATGGGCAAAGTGATAAAATCCATCATGGACGCTTATAAAGGTCAGGTTGACGGAAAATTCGTGAGTGAAGCTGTGAAAGCCCGGCTGCAAAAAGGATAA
- the rpsU gene encoding 30S ribosomal protein S21, with amino-acid sequence MPGVFLNEDEYNFDLALRRFKKQVEKAGILSEMKKRQHFEKPSVMRKKKKAAARKRLMKKMRKINMA; translated from the coding sequence GTGCCGGGAGTATTTTTAAACGAAGACGAATACAATTTCGATCTCGCTTTGCGTCGCTTTAAAAAACAAGTCGAAAAAGCTGGTATTCTTTCAGAAATGAAGAAACGCCAACACTTTGAAAAACCAAGCGTTATGCGTAAAAAGAAAAAGGCGGCGGCTCGCAAGCGCCTTATGAAAAAAATGCGCAAAATCAACATGGCATAA
- a CDS encoding glutaredoxin family protein, whose translation MDITLYTAPDCIRCKIVKAFLNERGIAYDTIDFKAQAEKFNTFYRTNRPKIYRNPEGVEFPLFYNGEVIRQGSGEVIAYMLSGDALKHSGAVTRSDLLHGWISGLYLSCCPKDHEENFLTLVKHLADGGLTVCMQTDGRNSALLEKVLALNAIAKLQLNILGDSSVYESLYGQAMDSADLAKTIELTRGFANSEIRYLASPLTVGGAISWPDRAMALSAGKMVFDACGDHQLPIAVDKVTAEMPQGLQGLKPVEDALMLKYRSALREHLFKAEIA comes from the coding sequence ATGGATATTACCTTGTATACAGCACCTGACTGCATTCGCTGTAAAATTGTTAAAGCCTTTTTAAATGAACGCGGCATTGCATACGATACCATTGATTTTAAAGCGCAAGCCGAAAAATTCAATACCTTTTACAGAACAAACCGTCCTAAAATCTACCGCAATCCCGAAGGCGTGGAGTTTCCGCTCTTTTACAACGGGGAAGTCATTCGTCAGGGAAGCGGGGAAGTCATCGCCTATATGCTTTCCGGTGACGCTTTGAAACATTCCGGAGCGGTGACCCGCAGCGATTTGCTGCATGGCTGGATTTCCGGTTTGTACCTTTCCTGCTGTCCAAAAGACCATGAAGAAAATTTCCTTACCTTGGTAAAACATTTGGCTGACGGCGGTTTGACTGTTTGCATGCAGACAGATGGCAGAAACAGCGCTTTGCTTGAAAAAGTGCTTGCTCTTAATGCCATTGCCAAATTGCAGCTCAATATTTTGGGCGACAGCAGTGTTTATGAAAGCTTGTACGGTCAAGCCATGGACAGCGCGGACCTTGCAAAAACCATTGAATTGACGAGAGGTTTTGCAAATTCCGAAATCCGTTATCTTGCAAGTCCGTTGACTGTCGGCGGTGCAATAAGCTGGCCGGACCGCGCCATGGCGCTCAGTGCGGGAAAAATGGTTTTTGACGCTTGCGGTGATCACCAGCTTCCTATTGCCGTTGATAAGGTCACAGCGGAAATGCCACAAGGTTTGCAAGGCTTGAAACCGGTTGAAGACGCTTTGATGCTGAAATACCGCTCCGCTCTTCGTGAACATTTGTTTAAGGCTGAAATTGCATGA
- a CDS encoding endonuclease MutS2 has protein sequence MDEFSLQALEYSKILQYAASFCRSEAGKNAVLSLRPFSSLSDIEHFQKVFDEYGLWKSKGEFSLHDFPDVSPFLKKIAEHSFHPDTEDFWAMREVLKLAKSACVSVHNFENELPLLALEYDFLFPERSYSALMRCIADDASFKDESSPGLLLVRNELRSLHQSCLRKVKEYCEQYNIGHYLQDDYMTIAGDRYVLPLKANFKGRQQGIIHDYSRTGETLYFEPMFLVDLNNRLQELKQEEREEINKIILLVSDLFMQEEAGIRKAWDFLVLLDVNEAKLGLSSAYVAKHKKEQGLEGYCVSFGHTLSLMNAYHPLLLLENNKQKSPAPVQPIDLVFRQNDRVLVISGGNSGGKTVALKTLGLIGLMSLTALPVPVAKGSGIVFWTRIHAFIGDEQSLDDHVSTFTGQIRHLAGIWDELDSNYLLLLDEFGAGTDPSQGAALAQAVLDGMLEKRCYAVSATHFPALKTYALTNDGVRAASVLFDENSKKPLYKLAYDQVGASKALDVAREHGLSEAILEKASQYLLVDTKEQDGVIAKLNAVAVEREKELEHLRKELQKTKQKREQLQEKYEREVQALQVEFREKSQELMRAWKSEKISAKEAMKKLGSLRTELGRNEAEKEEFAPVDETALKAGVEISYRPWNKKAFVQETDIKAKKVKINLGGVTMWASFKDVEIVGNPAKPLSKGSVTQNISRIKSGLTLDLRGKRADLAIAELNQFLDNALLAGYDTVEIIHGRGTGALRKAVHEVLKGYAVIESFSLATEENGGDGMTMATFR, from the coding sequence ATGGATGAGTTCAGTTTACAGGCTTTAGAGTATTCTAAAATTTTGCAATATGCCGCATCGTTTTGCCGTTCGGAAGCAGGCAAAAACGCTGTTCTTTCTTTGCGTCCTTTTTCTTCTCTTTCAGATATTGAACATTTTCAAAAAGTTTTTGACGAATACGGGCTTTGGAAAAGCAAGGGCGAGTTTTCCCTGCATGATTTTCCGGACGTCAGTCCTTTTTTGAAAAAAATCGCCGAACATTCATTTCATCCCGATACCGAAGATTTTTGGGCGATGCGCGAAGTTTTAAAACTTGCAAAATCCGCCTGTGTTTCCGTGCATAATTTTGAAAACGAACTTCCTTTGCTTGCTCTTGAATATGATTTTTTGTTTCCGGAACGTTCGTATTCCGCTCTTATGCGCTGCATTGCCGATGATGCGTCTTTTAAAGACGAAAGCAGTCCCGGACTTTTGCTGGTGCGGAACGAGCTTCGTTCTCTGCATCAAAGCTGCCTCAGAAAAGTCAAGGAGTATTGCGAGCAGTACAATATCGGGCATTATCTCCAAGATGATTATATGACCATTGCGGGGGACAGATATGTTTTGCCTTTGAAAGCGAATTTCAAAGGCCGCCAGCAAGGGATTATCCATGATTATTCCCGCACCGGGGAAACCCTTTATTTTGAGCCCATGTTTTTGGTGGATTTGAATAATCGTTTGCAGGAACTCAAACAGGAAGAGCGGGAAGAAATCAATAAAATCATTTTGCTTGTTTCTGATTTGTTCATGCAGGAGGAAGCGGGAATCAGGAAGGCTTGGGATTTTCTTGTGTTGCTTGATGTGAACGAGGCAAAACTGGGGCTTTCCTCCGCGTATGTCGCCAAACATAAAAAAGAGCAAGGGCTTGAAGGGTACTGCGTTTCTTTCGGGCATACGCTTTCCCTCATGAATGCGTATCATCCTTTATTGCTTCTTGAAAATAACAAACAGAAATCGCCTGCTCCCGTACAGCCTATTGATTTGGTTTTCCGTCAAAATGACAGGGTGCTTGTTATCAGCGGCGGAAACTCCGGTGGAAAAACCGTAGCCCTGAAAACCTTGGGGCTTATCGGGCTTATGAGCTTGACGGCGCTGCCGGTTCCTGTGGCGAAGGGGTCGGGCATTGTATTTTGGACGCGTATCCATGCTTTTATCGGCGATGAGCAAAGCCTTGATGACCATGTATCGACTTTTACGGGGCAAATCAGGCATTTGGCAGGCATTTGGGATGAGCTTGACAGCAATTACTTGTTATTATTGGATGAATTTGGTGCGGGTACCGACCCTTCGCAAGGTGCCGCTTTGGCGCAGGCAGTGCTTGACGGTATGCTTGAAAAACGCTGTTACGCAGTGAGCGCAACCCATTTTCCGGCATTAAAAACGTATGCCTTGACCAATGACGGCGTGCGCGCGGCGTCGGTCTTATTTGACGAAAACAGCAAAAAGCCTTTGTATAAGCTTGCTTATGACCAAGTCGGAGCAAGCAAGGCTTTGGATGTGGCGAGAGAACACGGTCTTTCCGAAGCTATTTTGGAAAAAGCTTCGCAGTATTTGCTTGTTGATACGAAAGAACAGGACGGTGTGATTGCAAAATTAAACGCTGTTGCCGTGGAACGGGAAAAAGAGCTTGAGCATTTGCGTAAGGAATTGCAGAAGACAAAGCAAAAGCGTGAGCAGCTGCAGGAAAAATATGAAAGGGAAGTTCAAGCCCTGCAGGTGGAATTTAGGGAAAAATCGCAGGAACTCATGCGGGCATGGAAGTCTGAAAAGATTTCCGCGAAAGAAGCCATGAAAAAGCTTGGTTCTTTGCGCACGGAATTGGGCAGGAACGAGGCTGAAAAAGAAGAATTTGCTCCTGTTGATGAAACGGCGTTGAAAGCTGGCGTTGAAATTTCATACAGACCATGGAATAAAAAAGCGTTCGTGCAGGAAACCGACATAAAAGCGAAAAAAGTTAAAATAAATTTAGGTGGTGTCACCATGTGGGCATCATTTAAAGATGTTGAAATTGTTGGAAATCCTGCAAAGCCGCTTTCCAAGGGAAGCGTGACGCAGAATATTTCCCGAATTAAATCCGGTTTAACCCTTGACTTGAGGGGAAAACGTGCTGATTTAGCTATTGCGGAGCTGAACCAGTTTTTGGACAACGCCCTTTTAGCCGGCTACGATACGGTGGAAATTATCCACGGACGAGGCACCGGGGCTTTGCGTAAAGCTGTGCATGAGGTTTTGAAAGGCTATGCCGTTATTGAAAGTTTTTCTTTGGCGACGGAAGAAAACGGCGGTGACGGAATGACTATGGCGACATTCCGCTAA
- a CDS encoding pyridoxamine 5'-phosphate oxidase family protein — MFSSLPEMKRKDREISKADCEAVLRDAEYLVMATVDKENIPYAVPLSFVYFEGKIYFHSGMRKGHKACNLACNSLCSLAVVGKTLPVYTHNFTTYYESVIIFGRVKEVLDPQRKKSVLFALAEKYLPEYMENAEKDISASLDRTAVFEVSLDKITGKAKKPK, encoded by the coding sequence ATGTTTAGTTCGTTACCTGAAATGAAAAGAAAAGACAGGGAAATTTCAAAGGCTGACTGTGAAGCTGTTTTGCGTGACGCCGAATATTTGGTCATGGCTACGGTCGATAAAGAAAATATCCCGTATGCCGTTCCCCTTTCTTTCGTGTATTTTGAAGGAAAAATCTATTTTCACAGCGGTATGCGTAAGGGGCATAAAGCCTGCAATTTAGCCTGTAATTCCCTTTGTTCGCTGGCGGTTGTCGGAAAAACCCTGCCTGTGTATACGCATAATTTCACGACGTATTATGAAAGTGTCATTATTTTTGGCAGGGTTAAAGAAGTGCTTGATCCGCAAAGGAAAAAAAGCGTACTTTTTGCCCTTGCGGAAAAATATTTGCCTGAATATATGGAAAATGCGGAAAAAGATATTTCCGCCTCCTTGGACAGAACTGCCGTTTTTGAGGTTTCTCTTGATAAAATAACGGGTAAAGCTAAAAAGCCTAAATAA
- a CDS encoding Crp/Fnr family transcriptional regulator, translating to MDKDKEKSIHEFSQISSNMQEWDKYLHLAVKIKRAKGQELFESGEIWNKLYLLQTGEVKLIRLSNDGKEKILWRGIAPCLLGEGPFFDGLPTLSFFVITKPSVLYSFSAETVYSVLLKDPLIVTSILRNLSQKVRLNINQNCCLSFSELSSRICMYLYQRMHISENRKQFYAVPELTQQDLANHLSVHRVTLNKTLRFLEQQGITGPYNRKLTYILDVDSFLNLIQS from the coding sequence ATGGATAAAGACAAAGAGAAATCAATTCATGAGTTCAGTCAGATTTCATCGAATATGCAGGAATGGGACAAATATCTCCATTTGGCAGTTAAAATAAAACGCGCTAAAGGACAGGAACTTTTTGAAAGCGGTGAAATTTGGAACAAGCTCTATTTGCTCCAGACAGGAGAAGTCAAGCTCATACGCCTTTCCAATGACGGAAAAGAAAAAATCCTATGGCGCGGCATCGCCCCCTGTCTTTTGGGCGAGGGACCTTTTTTTGACGGACTTCCCACTCTTAGTTTTTTTGTCATCACAAAACCGAGCGTCTTATATTCTTTTTCAGCCGAAACCGTGTATTCCGTCTTATTAAAAGACCCGCTCATCGTCACTTCCATTCTCCGCAACCTTTCCCAAAAAGTCCGCCTTAACATCAATCAGAATTGCTGCCTGAGCTTTTCGGAACTTTCTTCGCGTATCTGCATGTATTTGTATCAAAGAATGCATATTTCGGAAAACAGGAAACAATTTTACGCCGTTCCGGAACTCACCCAGCAGGACCTCGCCAACCATTTATCCGTGCACAGGGTAACTCTGAACAAGACATTAAGATTTCTCGAACAGCAAGGAATTACCGGACCATACAACAGAAAATTGACATACATCCTCGACGTGGATTCTTTTTTAAACCTTATCCAATCATAA
- a CDS encoding SLC13 family permease, producing MAQTTEKILNGKSALKWLFCLIVPAIVYFALPIDGKTLTHEMAMFLAVTIFMVCIWGFELVNDTATGLVLPVLYMALCGVPGKIAYNNWLGDVPNIVIGGFIFCKILQDTGLGKRVGLGCMKLMDGSFIGTVWGLMLAIYIINPLVPAVTGKGVIFCSIVISLCESLDFKKQSREATALMLVAFLAVTSSKNGFLTGGGDLVIGMSLVDGVMGLKTSWLQYAGWNLLPATVFTVMSVAIVVVLLPSKVNKEELRRALYARYAELGPMRRDEKTATVLLIVTLIVLMTDKWHGLTPGMGLVFLAAVSFLPGVSLMDGQKIKEVNFCPIFFIMGCMAIGSAGNYLKVTQWMADSTFGYMEGLGIYGASVCSYVVGVIGNFILTPLAATASFSAPLAELGVQMGLEPRIMYLSFKYGFDNYLFPYEYAVLLIFYGFGYIHFGSMVKVLAARMILTVPFLLAVAVPWWQWIMK from the coding sequence ATGGCGCAGACAACGGAAAAAATACTTAATGGCAAATCGGCTTTGAAGTGGCTTTTTTGCCTTATCGTACCGGCTATCGTGTATTTTGCATTGCCCATTGACGGAAAGACATTGACCCATGAAATGGCGATGTTTTTGGCTGTGACGATTTTTATGGTTTGCATATGGGGCTTCGAGCTTGTCAACGATACGGCGACCGGGCTTGTCTTGCCTGTGCTTTATATGGCTCTTTGCGGTGTTCCCGGTAAAATCGCGTATAATAACTGGCTTGGCGATGTACCCAATATCGTCATCGGCGGTTTTATTTTTTGTAAAATTTTGCAGGATACCGGTCTTGGAAAACGGGTTGGTTTAGGCTGCATGAAGCTTATGGACGGTTCGTTCATCGGAACCGTTTGGGGACTTATGCTTGCGATTTATATTATCAATCCGCTCGTTCCCGCGGTAACGGGCAAGGGTGTCATTTTTTGCTCCATCGTCATCAGTCTTTGCGAATCCTTGGATTTCAAGAAACAGTCACGGGAAGCGACAGCTCTCATGCTGGTGGCGTTTTTGGCTGTGACAAGCTCTAAAAACGGGTTTTTAACCGGCGGCGGGGATTTGGTTATTGGAATGAGTTTGGTTGACGGCGTCATGGGCTTGAAAACGAGCTGGCTTCAGTATGCCGGCTGGAATTTGCTTCCCGCAACCGTTTTTACGGTTATGAGCGTCGCCATTGTTGTTGTTTTGCTTCCGAGCAAAGTGAATAAGGAAGAACTTCGCAGGGCGCTGTATGCCCGTTATGCGGAACTCGGACCTATGCGCAGGGATGAAAAAACCGCAACGGTGCTTCTCATTGTCACCCTGATAGTTTTGATGACGGACAAATGGCATGGACTTACTCCCGGCATGGGGCTTGTTTTTCTTGCCGCTGTCAGTTTTTTACCCGGAGTGAGTCTTATGGACGGGCAGAAAATCAAAGAAGTCAATTTCTGTCCCATTTTCTTCATCATGGGGTGCATGGCCATCGGCAGCGCAGGCAATTATCTGAAAGTGACCCAATGGATGGCGGACAGCACTTTCGGTTATATGGAAGGGCTCGGTATTTATGGCGCAAGTGTCTGCTCGTATGTCGTAGGGGTTATCGGAAACTTTATTCTGACCCCGCTTGCCGCAACCGCCTCTTTTTCCGCTCCTCTTGCCGAACTCGGGGTGCAGATGGGGCTTGAACCGAGAATCATGTATCTTTCTTTCAAATATGGGTTCGATAATTATCTGTTCCCTTATGAATATGCCGTTTTGCTTATTTTTTACGGTTTCGGCTATATTCATTTCGGAAGCATGGTCAAGGTGCTTGCGGCAAGAATGATTTTGACGGTTCCCTTCTTGCTTGCCGTCGCTGTGCCATGGTGGCAGTGGATTATGAAATAA
- a CDS encoding ATP-binding protein codes for MNKTFFRITVTVLFLSFILNFYLLYEVHKNKTFFEVQSEHFVTVGILNEIYLTSVQLNQLSQMYIRTEDQYYLNNYTNITNQMLGKSPRSNNNLFHMKVLKLADIIKTNLADKEYTQQLLEMYAELELQHAFQQKAIQALKNDDTSRYEALSVLTSQNYLDSLAVITDTYDTIINNTQHVEPNFSPINFAFIHSLAALLFFFTITFMFIKLRQGYKSSKIKDIDEYIHLLVDSMPFVSIIFNDNGKVIDCNKKLVELLDLSNEEQFINNFRQYLAKEQEEKPLSLFIAEKNELIKEKSISSFKWIFLDASGAPIPCQVTAIYLTYLNKNFYIYYAFNSQKELEMQAKIKEQEERIQVMLDSAPLCCTIWDKDFKLIDCNFESARFFNFQTKQEFIDNFEKLNPIYQPDGQLSTEKHLQLLKKSFQSGYKTFEWLHQDLEHNLIPCHITFTRINYKNTNVIISYARDLREEKTMFNKLKKKQTELIEAKLKSEREAKAKSDFLAIMSHEIRTPLNIIINVFGLLAEIRIDEKNDDFVQKGLSSATLLLHTINDILDYSKIEAGQLHIEHIPFSLNELIKNIHNLFSLQMEQKGITYIIDKEQEVEDSWLGDPIRITQILNNLINNAYKFTETGSITLKISKISKSDIDDKTIVLLRFEVMDTGIGITEEQIEKIFSPFMQADTSTTRKYGGTGLGLSISKNLASLMEGQLSCTSKVGEGTNFSLEIPLEFNKDKVTTNQESLNEYDENILKNLSILLVEDNPINTLIAAELLKKKKIIVDTASNGLEAIKKIHDQTYDVILMDIQMPDMDGITATKIIRQELKIQTPIIAMTANVLEEDKKLYMQSGFNSHIGKPIVPINLYKTLIEFAPR; via the coding sequence ATGAATAAAACATTTTTCAGAATCACCGTAACTGTTTTGTTTTTGTCTTTCATTCTCAATTTCTATCTTTTATACGAAGTCCATAAAAATAAGACCTTCTTCGAAGTGCAGAGCGAACATTTTGTCACCGTAGGCATTTTGAATGAAATATACCTCACAAGCGTACAGCTCAACCAACTTTCCCAAATGTATATCCGCACGGAAGACCAATATTATCTTAATAATTACACGAATATCACCAATCAAATGCTCGGCAAAAGCCCGCGGAGCAATAACAACCTCTTCCACATGAAAGTCCTGAAACTTGCGGATATCATAAAAACCAACCTTGCCGACAAGGAATATACACAGCAGCTGCTTGAAATGTATGCCGAACTTGAATTACAGCATGCCTTTCAGCAAAAAGCGATACAAGCCTTAAAAAACGACGACACCAGCCGTTATGAAGCCTTATCCGTTCTTACTTCCCAGAATTATCTGGACAGTCTTGCCGTTATCACCGATACATACGATACCATTATCAATAATACGCAGCATGTCGAGCCGAATTTTTCGCCTATCAATTTCGCTTTCATCCATTCGCTTGCGGCTCTTCTTTTCTTTTTCACCATTACGTTCATGTTCATCAAATTACGGCAAGGCTACAAGTCTTCAAAAATAAAAGATATTGACGAATATATCCACCTGCTCGTCGATTCCATGCCGTTTGTCAGCATTATTTTCAATGATAACGGAAAAGTCATTGACTGCAACAAAAAGCTTGTGGAATTGCTCGATTTGTCAAATGAAGAACAGTTTATCAACAATTTCAGGCAATATCTCGCGAAAGAACAGGAAGAAAAGCCTCTTTCACTTTTTATCGCCGAAAAAAACGAACTTATCAAAGAAAAAAGTATTTCCAGTTTCAAATGGATTTTTCTTGACGCAAGCGGGGCTCCCATCCCTTGCCAGGTAACAGCCATTTACCTTACGTATCTCAACAAGAATTTTTATATCTATTATGCGTTCAACTCCCAAAAGGAATTGGAAATGCAGGCGAAAATAAAAGAACAGGAAGAAAGAATCCAAGTCATGCTCGATTCCGCCCCTCTTTGCTGCACAATTTGGGATAAGGATTTCAAGCTTATCGACTGCAACTTCGAATCCGCCCGTTTCTTCAATTTCCAAACCAAACAAGAATTTATCGATAACTTTGAAAAACTGAACCCCATTTATCAGCCGGACGGACAGCTTTCCACTGAAAAGCATTTGCAGCTGCTCAAAAAATCCTTTCAAAGCGGCTATAAAACCTTTGAATGGCTGCACCAGGATTTGGAGCACAACCTCATTCCCTGCCACATAACGTTCACACGGATCAACTATAAGAATACGAATGTCATTATCAGCTATGCCCGTGACCTCAGGGAAGAAAAAACAATGTTCAACAAGCTGAAAAAGAAGCAGACCGAACTTATCGAGGCAAAACTCAAATCAGAGCGGGAAGCAAAAGCGAAAAGCGACTTTTTAGCCATAATGAGCCACGAAATTCGTACGCCGCTCAATATAATCATCAATGTTTTCGGACTGTTGGCAGAAATCAGAATCGATGAAAAAAATGATGATTTCGTGCAAAAAGGTCTTTCTTCCGCAACCCTTTTGCTGCATACCATCAATGATATTCTGGACTATTCGAAAATCGAAGCGGGACAACTGCATATCGAGCATATTCCTTTTTCTCTGAACGAGCTTATTAAAAATATCCATAATCTCTTCAGCCTGCAAATGGAACAGAAAGGAATCACCTATATTATCGATAAAGAGCAGGAAGTTGAAGACTCATGGCTTGGCGACCCCATACGCATCACGCAAATTCTCAACAACCTCATCAATAACGCCTATAAATTCACCGAAACAGGGTCTATCACATTAAAAATAAGCAAAATTTCCAAATCAGACATTGACGACAAAACAATAGTTCTGCTCCGTTTTGAAGTCATGGATACGGGTATCGGCATCACGGAAGAACAAATTGAAAAAATATTCTCGCCGTTCATGCAGGCTGACACGTCAACCACGAGAAAATACGGCGGAACAGGGCTCGGACTCAGCATTTCCAAAAACCTCGCCTCGCTGATGGAGGGTCAATTATCCTGCACGAGCAAAGTCGGCGAAGGAACAAACTTTTCTTTGGAAATTCCTCTTGAATTCAATAAGGACAAAGTCACAACGAACCAGGAAAGCCTCAATGAATATGATGAAAACATATTGAAAAACTTATCGATCCTATTGGTTGAGGATAATCCCATCAATACGCTTATCGCCGCGGAATTATTGAAGAAAAAGAAAATTATCGTCGATACCGCAAGCAACGGGCTTGAAGCCATTAAAAAAATCCATGACCAAACCTACGATGTTATTTTAATGGATATCCAAATGCCGGATATGGACGGAATTACCGCGACCAAAATTATCAGGCAGGAACTCAAAATCCAAACCCCCATCATCGCCATGACCGCAAACGTATTGGAAGAAGACAAGAAACTTTATATGCAAAGCGGCTTCAACAGCCACATAGGCAAGCCTATCGTTCCTATAAACCTCTATAAAACCCTTATCGAATTTGCTCCCCGCTGA
- a CDS encoding aryl-sulfate sulfotransferase, protein MGHPTIYPTGVTIYNPEKCWNGLTVFQGQEVGAVLMDMNGREHNVWKGVHGFPNKIFPGGYLVTSRGRRTGKYSVQDQTDVVQLDWDGKEVWKFDRNEYIEDPGYEPRWMARYHHDFQREGSSVGYYAPDTAPKSLEGNTLILCHKNIRNKRISDKLLLDDVILEVDWDGDIVWEWRCSDHFEEFGFSEAAKNALCRNPNYRPTQPEGMGDWMHINSMSVLGPNKWYEQGDTRFHPDNIIADGRETNIVFIIEKATGKIVWKLGPDYNASPEEKAIGWIIGQHHAHMIPHTLPGGGNILIFDNGGWGGYDAPNPGAPTGVKAALRDYSRVLEIDPVSKKIVWQYTPFEAGHLMPMDSNRFYSPFISGMQRLPNGNTLITEGSDGRLLEVTKNHELVWEFISPYKGKLVPMNMVYRAYRVPYEWVPQVQKPAETPVVPLDVATFRVPGAAAFGDRVREVEVEGCTPYEGSNALCVASVEDPEEK, encoded by the coding sequence ATGGGTCATCCTACTATTTATCCTACCGGTGTCACGATTTACAATCCGGAAAAATGCTGGAACGGTTTGACTGTTTTTCAAGGTCAGGAAGTCGGCGCTGTCCTTATGGATATGAACGGGCGCGAGCATAATGTCTGGAAAGGCGTGCACGGATTTCCCAATAAGATTTTCCCCGGCGGTTATCTTGTCACAAGCCGCGGGCGCCGCACCGGCAAATATTCCGTGCAGGACCAGACAGATGTCGTGCAGCTTGACTGGGACGGCAAGGAAGTTTGGAAATTTGACCGCAATGAATACATTGAAGACCCCGGATACGAGCCCCGCTGGATGGCGCGCTATCACCATGACTTTCAGCGGGAGGGAAGCTCCGTAGGCTATTACGCTCCCGATACGGCGCCAAAATCTTTGGAGGGCAACACGCTTATTCTTTGTCATAAAAATATTCGCAACAAAAGAATTTCCGACAAGCTTTTATTGGACGACGTGATTTTGGAAGTCGACTGGGACGGGGATATTGTTTGGGAATGGCGCTGCAGTGACCATTTTGAAGAATTCGGTTTCAGCGAAGCCGCTAAAAACGCCCTTTGCCGCAATCCCAATTATCGCCCTACGCAGCCGGAGGGCATGGGCGATTGGATGCATATCAACTCCATGTCCGTGCTCGGACCGAATAAATGGTATGAGCAGGGCGACACCCGTTTCCACCCCGACAATATCATTGCTGACGGCCGTGAAACCAATATCGTTTTCATTATTGAAAAAGCTACGGGTAAAATTGTTTGGAAGCTCGGTCCCGATTATAACGCCAGCCCCGAGGAAAAAGCTATCGGCTGGATTATCGGACAGCACCATGCGCACATGATTCCCCATACCTTGCCGGGCGGCGGCAATATTTTAATTTTCGATAACGGCGGCTGGGGAGGCTACGATGCTCCGAACCCTGGGGCTCCTACCGGAGTTAAAGCCGCTCTTCGCGATTATTCCCGCGTGCTTGAAATAGACCCCGTAAGCAAGAAGATAGTATGGCAGTATACGCCTTTTGAGGCGGGGCACCTTATGCCTATGGATTCCAACCGTTTTTACAGCCCGTTCATCAGCGGCATGCAGCGTTTGCCAAACGGCAATACGCTTATTACCGAGGGGTCCGACGGACGTTTGCTGGAAGTGACGAAAAATCATGAGCTTGTTTGGGAATTTATTTCTCCTTACAAAGGAAAATTGGTTCCGATGAACATGGTTTACCGTGCGTATCGGGTTCCTTACGAATGGGTTCCGCAAGTTCAAAAACCGGCGGAAACACCTGTTGTGCCTCTTGATGTCGCTACGTTCCGTGTTCCGGGTGCTGCCGCTTTTGGCGACAGGGTTCGGGAAGTCGAGGTTGAGGGCTGTACCCCTTATGAGGGAAGCAACGCTCTTTGTGTCGCTTCCGTTGAAGACCCAGAGGAAAAATAA